Below is a window of Impatiens glandulifera chromosome 2, dImpGla2.1, whole genome shotgun sequence DNA.
TTGCGTGGATGCAAGAAGGTGGACAGGTAATTTTCCCTGAGATTGATATGATATTGTCCTCCTGAATTTCTTTCTAATTGATTTCTATGTTACATGTAGGTGGGTATATTTGATGCAACAAACAGTACAAGGCAAAGACGAAATATGCTTATGGTAATGGCTGCAGGAAAATGCAAGGTAATTGCACACCACATCAGTAGGGTAACAGCTAGATTATTCTGAATAAAATTCATCTCATATTGATCAAAGTCTTGATTCATTCACTTAAATACTCCAGAGTGGTCAGTAAACAAAAAATGTTATTGTGCTTGCAAGGGAACTACTTTATCTAATCCTGGCCAATTTCTCAAAAATTCAAAGTAAAGCTTTTACATATGTGAATATTGTAGAATGTATGAACATATTGAATTATCTTGGAAATATACCTCACATGTCATGCCTTATCTACATCAACTCCCGAGAGCCTTTTAGTCTCCCCAAGACATCTTTGGTTACATCTCTTGGAAATGTACATATATATTCTTCAAATATCATCTTCAataattgattttcaaattcaaagtAAAGCACTCTCATACAAGTGTAAACCGTTGTATCACACCTTATTATCAAGCGTTCTCAAATGGGTTCCGTATAGAAGACTCATTTTCATCGATGTTCTTTAATTAATAGTGTGTCTGACTGATACATTTGCTTTGGTACATGACAGACTATGAAACATACATCGGTTTTTGAGAAATCATGTTGGGCCatccatatataatttattatttctttactCTAGTGGTGTATGAGCAATTATGTTTCCTTATTATACTATAAATAAGATTCTCTTCTGCAATTCTTATTTACTTTTTGCGTGTTCCATGTTTTTCTGACAGATTATTTTCTTGGAGACACTTTGCAATGATCATCGCCTAATAGAGAGAAATATACGTTTGAAAATTCAGCAAAGCCCTGACTATGCAGAAGAGTACTCTCGCTGCCTCACATTACAAAGTGCTTATTTGATATGTGCATACGTTGAAGGCCTTACAATTACTTAATGATCTTCGTTTACAGGCCAGATTATGAAGCTGGATACCAAGATTTCAAAAAAAGACTTGATAATTATGAAAAAGTAATATCCCTTGGTGAATTTTGACTCATCACGGTGAAACAAATGTTATATTGTAAATTTAGAAATGTCTTCATGTAACAGGTTTACGAGCCAGTAGAAGAGGGATCATATATCAAAATGATCGATAAGGTTAGCGGCCACGGTGGGCAAATACAAGTAAATACATCATCTCTTCTGATTTCTTATTCAATTGAGTGGGTTTGGTGGCAATGATTTGGATTATACTCCTTTATTTTGTAGTTGACACCTCAAAGATTCACCCAAACAAATAAATCTGCTACCAATACATTTTGAGCATACTGTGTGCAAAACCATAGATGACAGTTGACAACTATTTTTGTAAAGAgttattttgttcaatagtCTTGAATGTTCGTTTACTGTTGAAGAGAATGAGAGATTACCTTTCCCCCCAATAAGTTAGTAGTTTATTGCCATCATTTTAATTGATCATTCATCACAATGTATGTTGGGGATTTTAATTCTTGTGGATCATTAGTCTTCACAATGCTGTTGAATATATTTCCTTTCGCAGTTGTTTCAACAAAAGAAAAGATGGAGTATTTTTCTAAGGAACTTCATTTGTGCAGGTAAACAATATCAGTGGCTATCTTCCTGGACGGATTGTTTTTTTCTTGGTATGTTATTCCTTCCAATACTGTAGCATATATTGTCCTCCTACTCATATTCCGAGAGCCATATTAGAGGCATATTGTTACAAGTTGTATTTCTTAGTTAGTttataaccttttttttaaggTCAACTTTTCAATAAAATCAAAGAACGCAAGGGGAATGGAGAAGAATGAAACAGATACAAgtacataaaaatattagatgCCAATAAGATCAAAGAAATTACATCCCGTGCAAGCCCTTCTTTTCCTAATTGATGCAAACGTATGGAGCAGGAATCCTTTTATTCTCTCAATACCGTAGCTTCTCCCTTTGAATGCTTTTATATTCCTTTCTTTCTAGATCTTCCACCACATGATGTGATGGATGGACTTGCAATCATTAGTGATGGTTCTTTCTGATTCCCATCCAATTCATTGGTCCAAAATATCAGTGATTTTGAGCGGCATTAACCAATGAAAATTGAGAATGTTCCGCAGGAGGGCCCACATATATTAGCAAGATTGCaattataagttatatttataCCTTTTAGTTATAAGTTAAATTTACTATATATGCAAtgttataacttttatttaagttCTAAGTTACTTATAAgttatattaatacctttttaaaaaaagttatcaaTACCAGCGTGGGTATTCTTTTAATTGATTATGTTCACACTTAAATTTAATAGTTTGGTTTCCTATGTGTCCTATTAATATAGGAATAAGACACATTTAGTTCTTCAAATACTTGCATTGGTGTTGTCAAGCAAACTCTATTGCTAATGCATGGAAGTGATTTCATTGCTATCACGATCCGAGAATGATCCTTGATATTGCACTCGTTCCTGGGCATCTAAGAAGTATTTGAGTATAAAATAACTCTTGATAGTGCCTCCCTTTATTTTTGTGCTCTCAAATTCAACACTCTCTtgtatgaagaaaaaaatctaaGTACTTCAAATCCCATTGGGTAGCCTAATATTTATAATCTGTAAATAAGTTTGatgttttaatttctttagtcATTTAAGTCGAAATAGTTCTTGCCCCTGATTGTCAAAGATTTTGTTGAGCATAACCTGAATTTGTTCATCATTTTCCTGCAGGTGAACACACATCTTACACCTCGGCCAATTCTACTAACAAGGCATGGGGAGAGTCGGGATAATGTTAGAGGCAGAATTGGGGGTGATTCTGGTTTGAGGTCAactatattatttgtttgactGTCCTTGATAAAAATTCTGAAAAGGCTTTGACCAGATTCTCTTTTTAAAGCTACTattttaatttcagtttttattaGCTATCCAAATTTCTGTAGTTCTGTTTGACCTTCAATTTAACTTCTCTGTTGTTGCTTTCTTGGAGCAGTGATACAGGAGAGATATATGCTAAGAAACTTTCAAACTTTGTGGAGAAGCGACTGAAAAGTGAACGTGCTGCTTCTGTAAGCTTTGTCAATAAATGACTTCAgttcaccaaaaaataaaataaatggttatttaaaattcttacgttgttgttttttgttgttttttattttctgcTTTGATTTTTCCCTTTGAAGCGTTTGAACGTATCTTgcgttctttttaataaaaaattgacctttttaaaaataaataaataaatgacttCACCATACAGGGCATTCTTTATCCATACAATTGCCTGTCTAGTTTCTATTATTGGTTGTTATCTCAGCTTTAAGTTTCACAACAGTGTATAATAATCATTTGGATACTGATTGCATTTTGGCATCACTTTTGATTTGTATTAGATATGGACCAGCACATTGCAAAGAACAATTATATCTGCCAGTCCTATTGTTGGGTTTCCAAAGGTTTGTGCATGAGTTTTGAAAGTTTTGGAGTTTTATTGTTATTCTAAGGTGATGCCTGTTTTTCTAATTAGATTGTTTGGATTATCTTAGTGAAATAAGATGATTTGGAATAgataagttatatttaaaacaaatttatttaatatttgggtTACTTAGTGTTGTTaggaatattatatatatcatgtaccGGGACGGATTGGGcttgagataaatgaagaaaaaaatttggagtgggcttgaaaaaaatgaaagaaaagaaaatgtaatTAGAGAGAATCAAACCTAGtgtgatttaaattttatgtcaCACTAGTCACTAGACaaataatataactattattatttttaaaagattatgaTATATAACCCACCAAAGTAGtccagtggtaagagtcgggTTAAGAGATCAAAAGGTTACGGGTGGGAGGTCATAACTGTGTGGTGTcaatgctagttctccttaaataaaaaataaatggaaaaaaaGTTGGGATATATATACTTGTACTTGGTAGGTAATAAATTAAGACAAAATTTGGAGGGGTgagaaaataaagttatttttttttaaagagaatcTAACCCTGTGTGATTTAATTTGTCACACTAGTCACTAGACaaataatataactattattatttgtaaaagaTTAGTATATGATTTGTTTGGATCCAGATTAtcgtgatgattttgaggaggtagTGATTTTTTGGTAAAATACTTAAaggttattaatatttaataataaaatatatatttgtttaaatagaagttattttagtattttagttaatgaattaagtgatttgaTAGATAAAAGTAGGAgggaaataatatttgattaggttgtgttatttaaataaccccgACCGAACAAAGTCATATATATAGACTTGTaggtaataaattattttctttggcTGAGTTTCAACCAAGTACAGCCCCTACGTAGATCCGTTGTTGATCATTGTACATTATATTAGGTAAATGTGATAATTCTTtacaatatttgtaaaatatgttttgaGATTGATTTCTTAcaatagaatttaaaataaaataaaaatacttaaagcTAGATAAGAATGTGAAGTGCACAAATATTTATTCAGACTTTTTATTACATCATTATTTGTTAAGGAAatttatggttaaaataatattggatCTTTTTGTTATCACTTTTTATGATTTACATCATGAACCAGAAAATCTATActtattatcttttaaaaaaaaaacacaatgaTCTATAAAATTTCTGGTCcataatctaaataataatctttatgCTAAATGATGCCAAAATCACACAAAATTCTAGATGATGATccataaaataatcttatactaaacaaaacaaaaatccaCACTATAATATGGATCATGAtctgaaaaataatttgaatcatgctaccaaatgaaaaaagaattcactttcaattttaacttttgaATATTTTCCATGTTTGTGCCAAACATTGTGATAAATACCAGTTTCAATAGGCTGAATAAATTGATTGGTAATCTAAAAACAAATGTGATCTGATATCATTTTATctgaaaacaaataaatgtatgaCTAGAATGTTATTGCTAGTTCTTGTCAAGAGGCAAAGTTGTCAGCCTTTTGTCTAATAGTTAATCTAATTCGACCCGATTATTATCCGGAAAACAAACATCATTGAGATAACTTTGTGAATGAGTTAGGTGTTATTGTTGATTTTCTACCAAATCTTGAATATTGTGGAATCTTGTAATTTCTCTCCAACAGTTTATAGGCAAAGGTCTTCAGATTGTTTCTGATTAAACGAGTTTTAAATTCAACTATTTTTCAAACACTTAGATACAATGGCGTGCACTTGATGAGATAAATGCTGGTGTATGTGATGGAATGACGTATGAAGAGATAAAGAAGAACATGGCGGAGGAATACGAGTACGTTATGATATTTGCTTAGGAATTgcataataatataatgtaaatatttctttatgGGTAAGCAGAAGAGTATCCATGCGTGTTTCTCTAAACAACCTGTTTGTGTAAACTCTGTTATAGGTCGAGGAAGAAGGACAAGTTGAGATATCGATATCCTCGCGGAGAATCTTATCTTGATGTTATCCAAAGgtttttcaatttcaatttagtCCATCAACCGTCCTTTGATGATTAAACAAACTTAATTTTGAAGTAACTGTTTGTAGGTTGGAGCCTGTAATTATTGAGCTAGAACGGCAGCGTGCACCCGTTGTAGTGATATCCCATCAGGTCAATATTATATggagttttttatatattttaattacaaatacGTCTTTACCTATGGTAGATGCATTTTAACACCATATTCTTATAGGCGGTGCTGAGAGCATTATACGCTTATTTTGCTGACCGCCCATTGAAGGAGATTCCACACATTGAGGTATGTATTAATTTGTGGTGTTCCTAGAAGAATAAGTGGATAATTTGGGGTTATTTGgtcaaatgattaaaaatagcatttgtatttaatattttgaaatgttatgaaaattaaactaatagtactttaattaatgatttaattggTGATATAATAAGGGGTTAAATAAGGCCCTATTATTTTGtgttcaaatctaattaataaagTATTGGTAATTTTCAGATGCCACTCCACACCATTATAGAGATCCAAATGGGAGTTAGTGGCGTGCAAGAGAAAAGATACAAGCTGATggattgaattttaattattttttttgctttGGGTTGTAAGTCGTCACTATCTCAAAAAATCCTTGTACGATTCAGTTTTTATAACAAGTTTACATAAATGAGATGATGTACAGTAAACTACTACAATGTCATCAATTTCTTAGAACTAATGTATGAAAAATACTTGTATAACATCAATTTTCTATGAACTGTATGGCATGAGAAGCTTTGCatctttgtgatttttgaattttcttagTCAAAACCTCTTGTCAAAGAATTTGATAGATTGATGAACATTTCATAATCTATGCAGACATTTAATCATTATTGGATAAAGGTAAGGTCTTGCAATCTTATCCTGTTGGGGATTTTGAACAATGAACTGGTTGGTCATTGTGTGTGTCAATAgtcattttatttgtatttctttccttttctgtcATTGATGACaagtcttttttattttgttccCCGTTTGACTGACTGCTCAAGTGATGGGAACTTTCCCTTTGAATTAGGTCACAGTCTGTCACAGGTCACTGGCCGGGCCTACTGTCACCCCAAAACAAAAAAGGTGGGGTGTGGGGGGTGCTTGCTTATCTTTGCCTAAATCATGCAGGAAAATCTGGAATCAACCAACCTGCATTGCTTTTGTCTTTGCATCAGAATATTATTGTGATCTGATTCCAAGGTATGACAATCCCCTTTCTCAAACTTGACCCTTTATATTCAGTTACTTTAAAGCTGGAAGTTTTGCATAATGTACTGTTTTTCAAGTGAATGGTAAAATATgaccttgatttttttttattaatagtaaGGATTGATTTCAGATTATTAGGAAATCAATACATCTATGCATACATATAATTGGTTAATTGTTCTTTTATCTTTCAGTAGTAAGTGACAATATGATAGTAAGCCTACTTGAAACTGCTAATTTGTAGtccatttaaaattgttaaaactaaaattcatAAGTGTTCTATTTATTTACTTAGAAAGCTATCACAACACCCAAAGTCACACTTCAAAATGTGAATCAAACTTGACAACTTTGGCTTCTTAAACTCTTTTTTCACTTGAGCTACCTTAGTAGTTTGATTTGGTATAAATTTCTTTTAGAATTCTATGTTAACTAGATTGTTTTTGATTTATGATTTCAGATAATCATTGTAATTTTCTTAACCAAGATTTATGGTATTAGAGGCTGACGTGTCCCCATCAATGAGACCATTCCCCCTCCCTTGGATAAAGGGATTCTCTTTTCCACCTAAGCCCCACCTCTCcccatttttattataatacaaTTCATGTGTGTGTGTGGATATTATTTAGGTGAACCACAGACAGAAGAAACTTAATGCACAGATGAACCCACAAACTAAACTAATCCCTTATGGAATAGTTACAGAATTCTCTCACGGAAAGCTAAATATCACTAAAAAGTAAAATCCTTTCTATTTCCTTATATACTTTCTTGAGCAGGAATGTTAGGCTCACCCAGTCCGGTTAGCCAATTCTTCAAGAACATGTTCTCCTACGATGGCAACATGATGCTAGCAATGGCGGTAACTTCGTTGATCCTTGTTGTTGCTTTTGTCTTCCTCCTACATGTTTATGCCAAGTGGTTATTAGTTCAGGCCCGCCATAGGAGTAGTGCAGGGTCTCCTATTAATAATTATCTTGGTCCTCGTCCTCCTTATCCTCCTCCCAGTATATCTCACCATAGGTACAACAGTACTAGTTACGAGAGTAGTCGGGGTAGTGATATGATGATGACTAAATTAGGGCTGGACCCGTCAGTTATTGCTTTGATACCCTTATTTGTTTACGAGTCATCATCGAGGAATGTCGGGCTTGAATGTGTGATCTGTATGGGGCAGTTTGAAGAGAAGGAAGTTGGCAGGGAATTACCCAAGTGCGGCCACTCTTTCCATGTTGAGTGTATCGACATGTGGTTGATGTCTCACACCAACTGTCCTTTGTGTCGATCAGCTGTACTTGGGTTTATTcaatctgaagaagaagaagaatgtaaGGATACTGTAATGTGTGTTATTAATAACCCTTTTGTGTATGAAGAATTCTCTCATGGAGATTGCCCGGAATTGAATAATTCTAGTTCGAGCAACAACCATAATGAGAAGGacgatggtgggtcggttttggaaaTTGTAATCAAGGTTCCTCCTTGTTTTGTAGTTGAGAACAACGATAATGACGATTAATTTATTCGAAGCCATCAGCAAAAAGTTTCAAAGAAGAGTGGATGGCATGACAATTGGGTTTTGGTCAACTTTTGCTCAACCGGTTTACCAAACTTTCAGtacaataaactaaaaatacttGTTTGATTCCTCAAAAGCATCTACCATTATTTAGAAGTGCAATTTAGTTTGAATTAAAACTTTTGAAAGGACCAAACAATTATGTTAGTTTGGTGCACTCGCACCATCTTCCTGATCCGGTTTAGGTTCAGTAACTATTACATGGTTTATGAGGAACAAGATTAATAATGAAgtcaataaaaacatttttagcTTCCTAAAATATGTTGGTGTCACATCTAGACATGAAAGATGCAATTTTGAAGGGGATCCTAttctaaattttcttttttgctAGGACATAGCTAAAAAGTATTCAATTTTTCTAAAGATGCTATTGGGCAGTAGAGTTTAATTCTTAtgcaacttttattttttctaactttttttaagaaaattatatatatatatatattttaatgctACAATCCATACAAATGATTTAAGCTAGTTACctagatattttctttttacatTTTCTGGTTTTGGTTTTAGTCGAATGACTTCAAATTTGAggtgaaatatatttttgtgcTAACATTTAGTGGAGCCAggaatcaatttaaataaaaaaaaaaatcaattttatctcTCCCTGTAAAAGGGTATGGAATGATTCATCAGAGTACCCTGCCTCTCCATTTAGTCCatgtaaatttataaagaatcattaataatgaaatatttgaagTGCATCTTCTTGAGAATAAGATTGGACTGCtaactaataaaatttgttagtgtataaatatatatatttttatgttgataaaatcaaaattcacgataaatttacaaattttaacaaatatcacaaatatttttttagaacttttgtgaatattttttgaataaaaattatttgataaaaaatatatttttaaagagaaattattaaaatatttaataaaagtaaattaaagaTTTTGAACTAAACTcacatttttcatcattaaaaatacaaCATTTCGAATTAggattgttgaaaaaaaaaaaatagttaaagtGAAAGTGATATTATCCACAGTTCTACACTATCTAATATCAAGACTCtatattaaatgttataattgggTAAATGTCCAagtcaaaagttttttttctcataaaattaatgttataaatacaaattaaactAAGCTTCTCAATCACATAAATAAAATCTCATTTAATATTTGTTCGATAAATTGGGGTTATTTTGATCGaggtataataaaattattaattgaaatatataagtttaaattttaaatattaaatacttaatctaataacctaatttttttttatcaagaaaaacatttttcaaaacaataaaaaatccaacaacaaacatatatagatttttttttaaaataaaataaaaagatggaGAGTATATGAAGGGAGAAGATCTCGAGGCTGCTCCATCCACTCTGTATCACTTTCTCGTTTAATTTTTATGcaactttttgttttttctaaccttttttaagaatatatatataaatatttatatattttaatgctACAATTCATAAAGATGATTTAAGTTACTTACCTAAATATATTTGTGGGACACGCAa
It encodes the following:
- the LOC124923614 gene encoding RING-H2 finger protein ATL63-like, whose amino-acid sequence is MLGSPSPVSQFFKNMFSYDGNMMLAMAVTSLILVVAFVFLLHVYAKWLLVQARHRSSAGSPINNYLGPRPPYPPPSISHHRYNSTSYESSRGSDMMMTKLGLDPSVIALIPLFVYESSSRNVGLECVICMGQFEEKEVGRELPKCGHSFHVECIDMWLMSHTNCPLCRSAVLGFIQSEEEEECKDTVMCVINNPFVYEEFSHGDCPELNNSSSSNNHNEKDDGGSVLEIVIKVPPCFVVENNDNDD